From Curtobacterium sp. SGAir0471, the proteins below share one genomic window:
- the fbaA gene encoding class II fructose-bisphosphate aldolase, whose translation MPIATPEQYAEMLERAKAGKFAYPAVNVSSSQTINAVLQGLQEAGSDGILQVTTGGADYFAGHTVKNRAAGALAMARFAHEVAKNYDVTVALHTDHCPKDALDGFVMPLIAASEEEVRQGRNPIFQSHMWDGSAVPLDENIEIAKTMIQKTRNINAILEVEIGVVGGEEDGVQHEGTNDALYTTPNDVEKVVDALGLGDQGRWIAALTFGNVHGVYKPGNVKLRPELLGEIQRSVAEKHGTGENPLDLVFHGGSGSTDDEIHEAVRNGVIKMNIDTDTQYAFTRSIADSMFRNYEGVLKIDGEVGNKKQYDPRAWGKVAETAMAARVVEAAKVLGSAGNSKG comes from the coding sequence GTGCCCATCGCAACGCCGGAACAGTACGCCGAGATGCTCGAACGAGCGAAGGCCGGCAAGTTCGCCTACCCCGCGGTGAACGTGTCCTCCTCCCAGACGATCAACGCGGTCCTCCAGGGCCTGCAGGAGGCCGGCTCGGACGGCATCCTCCAGGTCACGACCGGTGGCGCCGACTACTTCGCCGGGCACACCGTGAAGAACCGCGCCGCCGGCGCCCTCGCGATGGCCCGCTTCGCGCACGAGGTCGCGAAGAACTACGACGTCACCGTCGCGCTGCACACCGACCACTGCCCGAAGGACGCCCTCGACGGCTTCGTCATGCCCCTCATCGCCGCGAGCGAGGAGGAGGTCCGTCAGGGCCGCAACCCGATCTTCCAGTCGCACATGTGGGACGGTTCGGCCGTGCCGCTCGACGAGAACATCGAGATCGCGAAGACCATGATCCAGAAGACGCGCAACATCAACGCGATCCTCGAGGTCGAGATCGGCGTCGTCGGCGGCGAGGAGGACGGCGTCCAGCACGAGGGCACCAACGACGCGCTGTACACGACCCCGAACGACGTCGAGAAGGTCGTCGACGCGCTGGGCCTGGGCGACCAGGGTCGCTGGATCGCGGCACTGACCTTCGGCAACGTGCACGGCGTCTACAAGCCGGGCAACGTCAAGCTGCGCCCGGAACTCCTCGGCGAGATCCAGCGCTCCGTCGCCGAGAAGCACGGCACCGGCGAGAACCCGCTCGACCTCGTCTTCCACGGCGGCTCCGGCTCGACCGACGACGAGATCCACGAGGCCGTCCGCAACGGTGTCATCAAGATGAACATCGACACGGACACGCAGTACGCGTTCACCCGCTCGATCGCCGACTCGATGTTCCGGAACTACGAGGGCGTGCTGAAGATCGACGGCGAGGTCGGCAACAAGAAGCAGTACGACCCGCGCGCCTGGGGCAAGGTCGCCGAGACCGCCATGGCGGCCCGCGTGGTCGAGGCCGCCAAGGTGCTCGGCTCGGCCGGCAACAGCAAGGGCTGA
- the glpX gene encoding class II fructose-bisphosphatase → MTPTTETGSLFLQPDRNLALELVRATEAAAIRAQPWVGRGEKNLADGAAVDAMRKFLGTVNFDGVVVIGEGEKDDAPMLFNGEHVGNGHGPACDIAVDPIDGTSLTAAGRQNAISVMAVSDRGSMYDPSAVFYMDKIAAGPEGRGVLDLEKPIGENIRALAKAKHKDIEDMQIAVLDRPRHDELIRAIRATGAGTRLLLDGDVAGGISAALPGSKIDMCVGVGGTPEGIITACAIKALGGVILGKLQPKDDEERQKALDAGHDLDKVLDQDDLVTGDNTFFVATGVTDGVLVDGVRRSRGVIHTDSLVLRSRSNTIRRIQADHRAEKWF, encoded by the coding sequence GTGACTCCCACTACGGAAACCGGCTCCCTGTTCCTCCAGCCCGACCGCAACCTGGCGCTCGAGCTCGTGCGTGCGACGGAGGCCGCCGCGATCCGTGCCCAGCCGTGGGTCGGTCGGGGTGAGAAGAACCTCGCGGACGGCGCCGCCGTCGACGCGATGCGCAAGTTCCTCGGCACGGTGAACTTCGACGGCGTGGTCGTCATCGGCGAGGGCGAGAAGGACGACGCCCCGATGCTCTTCAACGGCGAGCACGTCGGCAACGGCCACGGCCCGGCCTGCGACATCGCGGTCGACCCGATCGACGGCACCTCGCTCACCGCCGCCGGCCGACAGAACGCCATCTCCGTGATGGCCGTCTCCGACCGCGGGTCGATGTACGACCCATCGGCGGTGTTCTACATGGACAAGATCGCCGCCGGGCCCGAGGGCCGCGGGGTCCTCGACCTCGAGAAGCCGATCGGCGAGAACATCCGCGCGCTCGCGAAGGCGAAGCACAAGGACATCGAGGACATGCAGATCGCCGTCCTCGACCGCCCGCGCCACGACGAGCTCATCCGCGCGATCCGCGCCACGGGTGCCGGCACGCGCCTGCTGCTCGACGGCGACGTCGCCGGCGGCATCTCGGCGGCGCTGCCCGGGTCGAAGATCGACATGTGCGTCGGCGTCGGCGGCACCCCGGAGGGCATCATCACCGCCTGCGCGATCAAGGCGCTCGGCGGCGTCATCCTCGGCAAGCTCCAGCCGAAGGACGACGAGGAGCGCCAGAAGGCCCTCGACGCCGGACACGACCTCGACAAGGTCCTCGACCAGGACGACCTGGTGACGGGCGACAACACGTTCTTCGTCGCGACCGGTGTCACCGACGGCGTGCTCGTCGACGGGGTCCGCCGTTCGCGCGGTGTCATCCACACCGACTCGCTCGTGCTCCGCTCGCGCTCGAACACCATCCGCCGCATCCAGGCGGACCACCGCGCCGAGAAGTGGTTCTGA
- the rmuC gene encoding DNA recombination protein RmuC: MQILALVIGLVLGVAVGAVVAWSLARSRAGVDAAAARATADVLRAQLDSVRADAEERLDAQDAQYRRQVDSLERRSAELEHLVQRMHGADAARTQGESKVLSALSPVAQTLDQMRAKIAELEQSRTEQYGALSAQLRSAAESEERLRATADTLASALSSNSTRGVWGETQLRNVVEAAGLLERVDFDVQSSVTTAAGTARPDMVVHLPGGKTIAVDAKVPFSAYLRAAEIPASATGAEGARREQLIAQHVKALRAHVDALAAREYWTGYDASPELTIAFIPSESLISSALAADPGLLDHAFRKRIALASPVTLWSVLKTVAFSWQQDVVTAEARELFRVSRELYGRLATLGGHVDKLGRAIRGSVVDYNRFVGSLERQVLPSARRLSLLDESKVLADPGTIDDEPRLLTAPELVGALDDD; encoded by the coding sequence ATGCAGATCCTCGCGCTGGTCATCGGACTCGTCCTCGGCGTCGCCGTCGGTGCGGTCGTCGCCTGGTCGCTCGCGCGCTCGCGCGCCGGCGTCGACGCCGCCGCAGCGCGTGCGACGGCCGACGTGCTGCGTGCACAGCTCGACTCGGTGCGCGCCGACGCCGAGGAACGGCTCGACGCCCAGGACGCCCAGTACCGCCGCCAGGTCGACTCCCTCGAGCGGCGCAGCGCCGAGCTCGAGCACCTCGTCCAGCGCATGCACGGCGCCGACGCGGCACGGACCCAGGGCGAGTCGAAGGTGCTGTCGGCGCTCAGCCCCGTCGCGCAGACGCTCGACCAGATGCGGGCGAAGATCGCCGAGCTCGAGCAGTCGCGGACCGAGCAGTACGGCGCACTGTCCGCCCAGCTGCGGTCCGCCGCCGAGTCCGAGGAACGACTCCGCGCCACGGCCGACACGCTCGCGAGCGCGCTGTCGTCGAACAGCACCCGGGGCGTCTGGGGCGAGACGCAGCTGCGGAACGTGGTCGAGGCGGCCGGGCTCCTCGAACGGGTCGACTTCGACGTGCAGTCCTCGGTGACTACGGCCGCCGGCACCGCCCGACCGGACATGGTCGTGCACCTGCCGGGCGGCAAGACGATCGCGGTCGACGCGAAGGTCCCCTTCAGCGCCTACCTGAGGGCGGCGGAGATCCCGGCGAGCGCGACCGGGGCCGAGGGGGCTCGGCGCGAGCAGCTCATCGCGCAGCACGTCAAGGCACTGCGAGCGCACGTCGACGCCCTGGCCGCGCGGGAGTACTGGACGGGCTACGACGCCTCGCCCGAGTTGACCATCGCGTTCATCCCGTCGGAGTCGCTGATCTCGAGCGCCCTTGCCGCCGACCCGGGCCTGCTCGACCACGCCTTCCGGAAGCGGATCGCCCTGGCGTCACCGGTCACGCTGTGGTCGGTGCTCAAGACGGTGGCGTTCTCGTGGCAGCAGGACGTCGTCACCGCCGAGGCGCGCGAGCTGTTCCGGGTGTCGCGTGAGCTCTACGGACGCCTGGCGACCCTCGGCGGACACGTCGACAAGCTCGGCCGGGCGATCCGGGGGTCCGTCGTCGACTACAACCGGTTCGTCGGGTCGCTCGAGCGCCAGGTGCTGCCGAGCGCCCGACGCCTGTCGCTGCTCGACGAGTCGAAGGTGCTCGCCGACCCGGGCACGATCGACGACGAGCCGCGGCTGCTCACCGCGCCCGAGCTCGTCGGCGCCCTCGACGACGACTGA
- the iolC gene encoding 5-dehydro-2-deoxygluconokinase, protein MTNEAPHVHDVITMGRVSVDIYPQQTGPLEDVPTFSKSVGGSATNVAIAAARHGAGAAVITRTGNDPFGRYIARTLPEFGVANDFVATVEGLNTPVAFCEIFPPDDFPLYFYRAPKAPDLMITTKSLPLHAIERTRVFWTTVTGLSEEPSRSAHHAAYAARSASTAPTRSHTVLDLDYRAMFWSNPAAATREVAVALEHATVAVGNREECEVAVGETDPVRAADALLDRGVEVAIVKQGPKGVLAKTRDETVEFRPHTIDVVNGLGSGDGFGGALVHGLLQGWSLDRTLAFANAAGAIVATRFECSTAMPTSDEIEQFLQDNPVQPTKEDVDA, encoded by the coding sequence ATGACCAACGAAGCACCACACGTCCACGACGTCATCACGATGGGCCGTGTCTCGGTCGACATCTACCCGCAGCAGACCGGACCGCTCGAGGACGTCCCCACCTTCTCGAAGTCCGTCGGCGGCAGCGCCACGAACGTCGCCATCGCCGCGGCCCGACACGGCGCCGGCGCAGCGGTGATCACCCGCACGGGCAACGACCCGTTCGGCCGGTACATCGCCCGTACCCTGCCGGAGTTCGGGGTCGCGAACGACTTCGTGGCGACGGTCGAGGGGCTGAACACCCCCGTGGCCTTCTGCGAGATCTTCCCGCCGGACGACTTCCCGCTCTACTTCTACCGGGCCCCGAAGGCGCCGGACCTGATGATCACGACGAAGTCCCTGCCGCTGCACGCGATCGAGCGGACCCGGGTGTTCTGGACGACCGTGACGGGACTCAGCGAGGAACCGAGCCGCAGCGCCCACCACGCGGCGTACGCGGCGCGGAGCGCGTCGACGGCCCCCACGAGGTCGCACACCGTGCTCGACCTCGACTACCGGGCGATGTTCTGGTCGAACCCCGCAGCGGCGACGCGCGAGGTCGCCGTCGCCCTGGAGCACGCCACCGTCGCCGTCGGCAACCGCGAGGAGTGCGAGGTCGCCGTGGGGGAGACCGACCCCGTGCGCGCCGCCGACGCGCTGCTCGACCGCGGCGTCGAGGTCGCGATCGTCAAGCAGGGGCCGAAGGGCGTCCTGGCGAAGACGCGCGACGAGACCGTGGAGTTCCGCCCGCACACGATCGACGTGGTGAACGGGCTCGGCTCGGGCGACGGGTTCGGCGGCGCGCTCGTGCACGGACTGCTGCAGGGGTGGTCGCTCGACCGCACCCTCGCCTTCGCGAACGCCGCCGGCGCCATCGTCGCCACCCGCTTCGAGTGCTCGACGGCGATGCCGACGAGCGACGAGATCGAGCAGTTCCTGCAGGACAACCCCGTGCAGCCCACCAAGGAGGACGTCGATGCCTGA
- a CDS encoding class I fructose-bisphosphate aldolase has product MPEISSADFARLRDLRAGSPERVAEVLRTRTRRPLLADDGKLFIVAADHPARGALAVRDDASAMADRYDLLERLVVALGRPGVDGVLGTPDVLEDLALLGALDGKVVVGSMNRGGLRGAAFELDDRYTAYSARAIKDAGLDFAKLLVRVALEDAGTAPTLEATARAVSEAAALQLPIMLEPFMSSWRDGRVVNDLSADAVITSMAIAAGLGESSAYSWLKIPVVDDMARVMAATTLPTLLLGGDPSGSPDETYATWADALALPGVRGLVVGRTLLYPQDGDVAAAVDVASSLVHSREARGESSTTARDHADSPAPSTTLDTSVPEGSNA; this is encoded by the coding sequence ATGCCTGAGATCAGCTCCGCCGACTTCGCCCGCCTGCGCGACCTGCGCGCCGGGTCACCGGAACGGGTCGCCGAGGTCCTGCGGACCCGGACCCGCCGTCCGCTGCTCGCCGACGACGGGAAGCTCTTCATCGTCGCCGCCGACCACCCCGCGCGCGGGGCACTCGCCGTCCGCGACGACGCTTCGGCGATGGCCGATCGGTACGACCTGCTCGAGCGACTCGTCGTGGCACTCGGCAGGCCGGGCGTCGACGGCGTCCTCGGTACGCCGGACGTCCTCGAGGACCTGGCGCTCCTCGGGGCGCTCGACGGCAAGGTCGTCGTCGGCTCGATGAACCGCGGCGGCCTGCGCGGTGCCGCGTTCGAGCTCGACGACCGCTACACGGCGTACTCCGCGCGGGCGATCAAGGACGCCGGGCTCGACTTCGCGAAGCTGCTGGTCCGGGTGGCACTGGAGGACGCCGGCACCGCGCCGACGCTCGAGGCGACGGCGAGGGCGGTCAGCGAGGCCGCCGCCCTGCAGCTGCCGATCATGCTCGAGCCGTTCATGTCCTCGTGGCGCGACGGCCGGGTTGTCAACGACCTGAGCGCCGACGCCGTGATCACCTCGATGGCGATCGCCGCGGGCCTGGGGGAGTCGAGCGCGTACAGCTGGCTGAAGATCCCGGTCGTCGACGACATGGCCCGGGTGATGGCCGCGACCACGCTGCCGACGCTGCTGCTCGGCGGCGACCCATCGGGCAGCCCCGACGAGACGTACGCCACGTGGGCCGACGCGCTCGCCCTGCCGGGCGTTCGCGGACTCGTCGTCGGCCGCACCCTGCTCTACCCGCAGGACGGGGACGTCGCCGCCGCGGTCGACGTCGCGTCCTCACTCGTCCACAGCCGGGAGGCGCGTGGCGAGTCCTCCACAACGGCTCGCGATCACGCCGACTCGCCTGCCCCGTCCACCACCCTGGACACGTCCGTCCCGGAAGGAAGCAACGCATGA
- a CDS encoding CoA-acylating methylmalonate-semialdehyde dehydrogenase, which produces MTTSTQTSTDASTGTTTVGHWIDGEHVASASGRTAPVYDPALGVATKQVALADEAEIQRAIASAKAAFPAWSNLSLAKRQQILFAFREVLNRDKAELAEIITSEHGKVIDDALGEIARGQEVVELATNIPSLMKGEFSDQVSTGIDVYSIRQPLGVVGIISPFNFPAMVPLWFLPIAIAAGNTVVLKPSEKDPSAAIWLAAKFKEAGLPDGVFTVLNGDKAAVDGLLTSPDVESISFVGSTPIAQYVYETGTKHGKRVQALGGAKNHMLVLPDADLDLVADNAINAGFGSAGERCMAISVVVAVEPVADELVAKIRERAATLRIGDGRRGCDMGPLVTEQHRDKVASYIEVAEQDGAVVVVDGRTVQPDGDENGFWLGPTLIDRVPTTSRVYTEEIFGPVLSVVRVQSYDEGLELINSGAFGNGTAIFTNDGGAARRFQRDVQVGMIGINVPIPVPVAYYSFGGWKNSLFGDHKAYGADGVSFFTRQKAITSRWLDPATHGGVDLGFPSNG; this is translated from the coding sequence ATGACCACCAGCACCCAGACCAGTACCGACGCCAGCACCGGAACCACGACGGTCGGGCACTGGATCGACGGCGAGCACGTCGCGTCGGCCTCCGGTCGGACGGCACCGGTCTACGACCCGGCGCTCGGCGTCGCCACGAAGCAGGTCGCCCTCGCGGACGAGGCCGAGATCCAGCGGGCGATCGCGAGCGCCAAGGCAGCGTTCCCGGCATGGAGCAACCTGTCGCTGGCCAAGCGGCAGCAGATCCTCTTCGCGTTCCGCGAGGTCCTGAACCGCGACAAGGCCGAGCTGGCCGAGATCATCACGAGCGAGCACGGCAAGGTCATCGACGACGCCCTGGGAGAGATCGCCCGCGGGCAAGAGGTGGTGGAGCTCGCCACCAACATCCCGAGCCTGATGAAGGGCGAGTTCTCCGACCAGGTCTCGACCGGCATCGACGTGTACTCGATCCGCCAGCCGCTCGGCGTCGTGGGCATCATCTCGCCGTTCAACTTCCCGGCGATGGTGCCGCTCTGGTTCCTGCCGATCGCGATCGCGGCCGGCAACACCGTCGTGCTGAAGCCGAGCGAGAAGGACCCCTCGGCGGCGATCTGGCTGGCCGCGAAGTTCAAGGAGGCCGGCCTGCCCGACGGCGTCTTCACCGTGCTCAACGGCGACAAGGCCGCGGTCGACGGGCTCCTCACCAGCCCGGACGTCGAGTCGATCTCGTTCGTCGGGTCCACCCCGATCGCGCAGTACGTCTACGAGACCGGGACGAAGCACGGTAAGCGCGTGCAGGCCCTCGGCGGTGCGAAGAACCACATGCTGGTGCTGCCGGACGCCGACCTCGACCTCGTCGCGGACAACGCGATCAACGCGGGCTTCGGCTCCGCCGGCGAGCGCTGCATGGCGATCTCGGTCGTCGTCGCCGTCGAGCCGGTGGCCGACGAGCTCGTCGCGAAGATCCGCGAGCGCGCGGCGACGCTGCGCATCGGTGACGGACGCCGCGGCTGCGACATGGGCCCGCTCGTCACCGAGCAGCACCGCGACAAGGTCGCCTCGTACATCGAGGTCGCCGAGCAGGACGGTGCGGTGGTCGTGGTGGACGGCCGCACCGTCCAGCCCGACGGCGACGAGAACGGCTTCTGGCTCGGCCCGACCCTGATCGACAGGGTGCCGACGACGAGCCGGGTCTACACCGAGGAGATCTTCGGTCCGGTCCTGTCGGTCGTGCGCGTGCAGTCGTACGACGAGGGTCTCGAGCTCATCAACTCCGGCGCGTTCGGCAACGGCACCGCGATCTTCACGAACGACGGCGGCGCCGCTCGTCGGTTCCAGCGCGACGTGCAGGTCGGCATGATCGGCATCAACGTCCCGATCCCGGTGCCCGTGGCGTACTACTCGTTCGGCGGGTGGAAGAACTCGCTGTTCGGCGACCACAAGGCGTACGGCGCCGACGGCGTCAGCTTCTTCACCCGGCAGAAGGCGATCACCTCCCGCTGGCTCGACCCCGCCACGCACGGCGGTGTCGACCTCGGCTTCCCGTCGAACGGCTGA
- the iolB gene encoding 5-deoxy-glucuronate isomerase translates to MANEQQQHDRWFIPAGSRPEAGWTDVVDGRIEGWAHTGLRTGALQDGGELRLPADAVERLVVPLAGSFTVSYDDTTQTLDGRASVFEGPTDVLYLGSGTAATITGSGRVAVAEAPTETVKPSVYVARDDVPVELRGAGQSSRQVHNFGTPAALDAAEFIVCEVITPAGNWSSYPPHKHDTNRPGEESNLAEIYYYECAVARGVPAPPEADPFALHRTSASDDRPIDEFRQVRTGDVALVPYGWHGPAVAAPGYDMYYLNVMAGPDPERVWNITDDPAHGWVRQTWTSESIDPRLPYEKEPSR, encoded by the coding sequence ATGGCGAACGAACAACAGCAGCACGACCGCTGGTTCATCCCGGCGGGCTCACGCCCCGAGGCGGGCTGGACGGACGTCGTCGACGGCCGCATCGAGGGATGGGCGCACACCGGTCTGCGGACCGGCGCCCTGCAGGACGGGGGCGAGCTGCGCCTCCCGGCCGACGCGGTCGAACGACTCGTCGTCCCGCTCGCCGGCAGCTTCACCGTGTCGTACGACGACACCACGCAGACCCTCGACGGACGCGCCAGTGTGTTCGAGGGTCCGACGGACGTCCTCTACCTCGGCTCGGGCACCGCCGCGACGATCACCGGTTCCGGCCGTGTCGCCGTCGCCGAGGCGCCCACCGAGACGGTCAAGCCGAGCGTGTACGTCGCCCGCGACGACGTACCCGTCGAACTGCGTGGCGCCGGACAGTCGAGCCGACAGGTGCACAACTTCGGGACCCCGGCCGCGCTCGACGCGGCGGAGTTCATCGTCTGCGAGGTGATCACCCCCGCCGGCAACTGGTCGTCGTACCCGCCGCACAAGCACGACACGAACCGGCCGGGCGAGGAATCGAACCTCGCGGAGATCTACTACTACGAGTGCGCCGTCGCCCGCGGCGTGCCCGCCCCGCCCGAGGCCGACCCGTTCGCACTGCACCGGACCTCCGCGTCCGACGACCGGCCGATCGACGAGTTCCGCCAGGTGCGGACCGGTGACGTCGCCCTCGTGCCGTACGGCTGGCACGGCCCCGCCGTGGCCGCTCCCGGCTACGACATGTACTACCTCAACGTGATGGCCGGGCCGGACCCGGAGCGCGTCTGGAACATCACCGACGACCCCGCCCACGGGTGGGTCCGTCAGACGTGGACCTCGGAGTCGATCGACCCACGCCTGCCCTACGAGAAGGAGCCTTCCCGATGA
- the iolD gene encoding 3D-(3,5/4)-trihydroxycyclohexane-1,2-dione acylhydrolase (decyclizing) codes for MSQHTGPEQTRRMTVGQALVEFLANQWTVDGDVRERTIPGIFGIFGHGNVAGLGQAIKQLHVEQPGLLPYHQARNEQAMVHEAVGFARMHRRRATFASTASVGPGAANMLTAAALATTNRLPALLLPSDTFATRTTDPVLQQIEMPHDTSLQVTDAFRPLSRFFDRVERPEQLFSIALAAMRVLTDPAETGAVTIALPEDVQAEALDVPVAFLQPREWHVRRPLPERGPLARAVEAIRSAKRPVIVAGGGVLYSDASEQLAAFVEATGIPVGTSQAGGGSLVWDHPQYLGGVGATGTAAANAIAAQADVVIGIGTRYSDFTTASRTAFQDPDVTFVNVNVAAFDAHKHGSQLPLVADAREALVALTEELTAGSSYAVSAGYAAEIASRKQEWDAVVDAAFAPSGLAVPGQSEIIGAVQAATDPRDVVIQAAGSLPGDLHKLWRVRDPLGYHVEYAFSCMGYEIAGGIGVRRGAPDRDAIVMVGDGSYLMLHTELVTAVAEGIKIVVVLIQNNGYASIGHLSETVGSERYGTKYRYRDDTGSFENDEVLPVDLAANARSYGVDVIEVQPGPDAIADLTAAVKQAKANDHTTLVHVHSDPLVYAPEGDGWWDVPVAQTSTLPSTRQARAEYEQQVASQRPLLG; via the coding sequence ATGAGCCAGCACACCGGCCCGGAGCAGACCCGTCGGATGACCGTCGGGCAGGCGCTCGTCGAGTTCCTGGCGAACCAGTGGACCGTCGACGGCGACGTCCGCGAGCGCACGATCCCGGGGATCTTCGGCATCTTCGGCCACGGCAACGTCGCCGGCCTCGGCCAGGCGATCAAGCAGCTGCACGTCGAGCAGCCCGGTCTGCTGCCGTACCACCAGGCCCGCAACGAGCAGGCGATGGTGCACGAGGCCGTCGGCTTCGCCCGTATGCACCGTCGACGCGCGACGTTCGCGTCGACGGCCTCGGTGGGTCCCGGCGCGGCGAACATGCTCACCGCGGCGGCGCTCGCCACGACGAACCGGCTGCCCGCACTCCTGCTGCCCTCGGACACGTTCGCCACCCGGACGACCGACCCGGTGCTCCAGCAGATCGAGATGCCGCACGACACCTCGCTGCAGGTGACCGACGCATTCCGGCCGCTGTCCCGCTTCTTCGACCGCGTCGAACGGCCCGAGCAGCTGTTCTCGATCGCGCTCGCCGCGATGCGCGTGCTGACGGACCCGGCCGAGACCGGCGCCGTGACGATCGCCCTGCCGGAGGACGTGCAGGCCGAAGCGCTCGACGTGCCGGTGGCGTTCCTCCAGCCGCGCGAGTGGCACGTCCGGCGTCCGCTGCCCGAGCGCGGACCGCTGGCCCGAGCCGTCGAGGCGATCCGTTCAGCGAAGCGGCCGGTGATCGTCGCCGGTGGCGGCGTGCTGTACTCCGACGCGTCGGAGCAGCTCGCGGCCTTCGTCGAGGCGACCGGCATCCCCGTCGGCACCTCGCAGGCCGGCGGCGGCTCGCTCGTCTGGGACCACCCGCAGTACCTCGGCGGGGTCGGTGCGACGGGCACCGCGGCCGCGAACGCGATCGCCGCGCAGGCCGACGTGGTCATCGGCATCGGCACGCGGTACAGCGACTTCACCACGGCGTCGCGGACGGCGTTCCAGGACCCCGACGTGACGTTCGTCAACGTGAACGTCGCCGCGTTCGACGCCCACAAGCACGGCTCACAGCTGCCGCTCGTCGCGGACGCCCGGGAGGCCCTGGTCGCGTTGACCGAGGAGCTCACGGCAGGTTCGTCGTACGCCGTGTCCGCCGGGTACGCCGCCGAGATCGCATCGCGGAAGCAGGAGTGGGACGCCGTCGTCGACGCCGCGTTCGCGCCGTCCGGCCTCGCGGTCCCCGGCCAGTCCGAGATCATCGGCGCGGTGCAGGCGGCGACGGACCCGCGGGACGTCGTGATCCAGGCCGCCGGCTCGCTCCCGGGCGACCTGCACAAGCTCTGGCGCGTCCGCGACCCGCTCGGGTACCACGTCGAGTACGCGTTCTCGTGCATGGGCTACGAGATCGCCGGCGGCATCGGCGTCCGCCGGGGCGCCCCCGACCGCGACGCGATCGTCATGGTCGGCGACGGCTCGTACCTCATGCTGCACACCGAGCTCGTCACGGCCGTCGCCGAGGGCATCAAGATCGTCGTCGTGCTCATCCAGAACAACGGGTACGCGTCGATCGGGCACCTGTCCGAGACCGTCGGGTCCGAGCGCTACGGCACGAAGTACCGCTACCGGGACGACACCGGATCGTTCGAGAACGACGAGGTGCTGCCCGTCGACCTGGCGGCGAACGCGCGGTCGTACGGCGTCGACGTGATCGAGGTCCAGCCCGGGCCGGACGCGATCGCCGACCTGACCGCGGCCGTGAAGCAGGCGAAGGCGAACGACCACACCACGCTGGTGCACGTGCACTCCGACCCGCTCGTCTACGCCCCGGAGGGCGACGGCTGGTGGGACGTCCCGGTCGCCCAGACCTCGACCCTGCCGAGCACCCGACAGGCCCGAGCCGAGTACGAGCAGCAGGTCGCGTCGCAGCGCCCCCTGCTCGGCTGA
- a CDS encoding sugar phosphate isomerase/epimerase family protein has translation MTDTRTADSTAADAAAAPASIRIGTAPDSWGVWFPDDPGQVPWQRFLDEAAAAGYEWIELGPYGYLPTDPSQLSDELASRGLKLSAGTVFTGFHKGDDQFQRAWDQAVAVAGLASALGAEHLVTIPDLWRSDATNEVLESRTLTDEQWERLGKGHDQLGRALLEEFGVHQQFHTHADSHVGTFRETVRFLEVTDPRYTNLCLDTGHFAYYGGDNLRMIAEHPERIGYLHLKQVDTELLFDVLKNDVPFATAVAQGIMTEPPHGTPELAPIIEAVARINPDVFGIVEQDMYGCSVDAPGPIAERTFQHIFGSTSAARVS, from the coding sequence ATGACCGACACCCGAACCGCCGACAGCACCGCCGCCGATGCAGCAGCCGCCCCCGCCTCGATCCGCATCGGCACCGCCCCCGACTCCTGGGGCGTCTGGTTCCCGGACGACCCCGGCCAGGTGCCGTGGCAGCGCTTCCTCGACGAGGCCGCCGCCGCCGGGTACGAGTGGATCGAGCTCGGCCCCTACGGCTACCTGCCCACCGATCCGTCGCAGCTCTCCGACGAGCTCGCGTCCCGCGGTCTCAAGCTGTCCGCCGGCACGGTGTTCACCGGGTTCCACAAGGGCGACGACCAGTTCCAGCGGGCGTGGGACCAGGCGGTCGCCGTGGCCGGCCTCGCGTCGGCGCTCGGCGCCGAGCACCTCGTCACGATCCCGGACCTCTGGCGGTCGGACGCGACGAACGAGGTCCTCGAGTCGCGCACCCTGACCGACGAGCAGTGGGAACGCCTCGGCAAGGGGCACGACCAGCTGGGCAGGGCACTGCTCGAGGAGTTCGGGGTCCACCAGCAGTTCCACACCCACGCGGACAGCCACGTCGGGACCTTCCGCGAGACCGTGCGGTTCCTCGAGGTGACCGACCCGCGGTACACGAACCTCTGCCTGGACACCGGGCACTTCGCCTACTACGGCGGCGACAACCTCCGCATGATCGCCGAGCACCCGGAACGCATCGGCTACCTGCACCTCAAGCAGGTCGACACCGAGCTGCTGTTCGACGTGCTGAAGAACGACGTCCCGTTCGCCACCGCCGTCGCGCAGGGGATCATGACCGAGCCCCCGCACGGCACCCCCGAGCTCGCCCCGATCATCGAGGCCGTCGCCCGGATCAACCCGGACGTCTTCGGCATCGTCGAGCAGGACATGTACGGCTGCTCGGTCGACGCCCCCGGCCCGATCGCCGAGCGCACGTTCCAGCACATCTTCGGGTCGACCTCGGCCGCCCGGGTCTCGTAG